A single window of Acetohalobium arabaticum DSM 5501 DNA harbors:
- a CDS encoding SoxR reducing system RseC family protein encodes MREYAKVVEVNDELATVEIQRHGSCDKCGKCGDDNDIEVEATNPIGAKEGDVVAIELRDSNVFGAALVVYFVPLLSLFLGYFIGQWFSGNYGFGSSDLVGALVGISSMVISFLFVRKYGEINNSKGKYQPEITRTVDPISEDLG; translated from the coding sequence ATGCGGGAATATGCTAAAGTTGTAGAAGTGAATGACGAGCTGGCTACAGTCGAAATTCAGCGCCACGGAAGCTGTGATAAATGCGGTAAATGCGGAGATGATAATGATATAGAAGTAGAAGCTACAAATCCTATCGGAGCTAAGGAGGGAGATGTAGTAGCTATTGAATTAAGGGATAGTAATGTATTTGGAGCTGCTTTAGTGGTCTATTTTGTACCGCTGCTCAGTCTGTTTCTTGGTTACTTTATAGGCCAGTGGTTCAGTGGGAATTATGGATTTGGAAGTAGTGATTTAGTAGGAGCTTTGGTTGGGATTTCTTCTATGGTTATCTCTTTTCTTTTCGTCCGCAAGTATGGAGAGATTAATAATTCTAAAGGGAAATATCAGCCAGAGATTACGAGAACGGTTGATCCTATCTCTGAAGATTTAGGTTAA
- a CDS encoding Cof-type HAD-IIB family hydrolase produces the protein MKYKLLAIDIDDTLLSDELVISSRVKNKIKQAVAADTLVTIATGRMYSSALPYAKQLELDLPLITYNGALIKETISDKVIDHQPVSVELAQKIGFLADREDWHLNIYLDDKLYVTKLGPEIKRYEEIAGIESILVEEEITDFLVQPPTKLLIIGPNPEQTDEILTKVSDEFETDLNITQSKSTFVEIMQQNVSKGVALKRLAEKFEIKKNEVIAIGDSLNDLEMIEYAGLGVAVANGADELKRRADYVTETNEEDGVAGVIDKFIL, from the coding sequence ATGAAATATAAGTTATTAGCAATCGATATTGATGATACTTTATTATCAGATGAACTGGTTATATCTTCTCGGGTAAAGAATAAAATAAAGCAGGCAGTTGCTGCTGATACGCTGGTTACAATAGCTACCGGCAGAATGTATTCTTCTGCTCTGCCGTATGCTAAACAGTTAGAACTTGATCTGCCCCTTATTACGTATAATGGGGCTTTGATAAAAGAGACTATTTCAGATAAAGTAATAGATCATCAGCCGGTATCAGTAGAGCTGGCTCAAAAGATTGGTTTTCTGGCTGACCGAGAGGATTGGCATCTGAATATTTATCTGGATGATAAGCTGTATGTTACTAAATTAGGTCCAGAAATAAAGAGGTATGAAGAGATTGCAGGGATTGAATCTATACTGGTTGAAGAAGAGATAACGGATTTTCTGGTTCAGCCGCCTACTAAGCTGTTGATTATAGGTCCGAATCCAGAGCAGACAGATGAGATTTTGACTAAAGTGAGTGACGAGTTTGAAACTGATTTAAATATTACCCAATCAAAATCTACCTTTGTGGAGATTATGCAGCAGAATGTATCCAAAGGAGTAGCCCTCAAGCGTTTAGCAGAGAAATTTGAAATTAAAAAAAATGAAGTTATTGCTATTGGAGATAGCCTGAATGATTTAGAGATGATTGAATATGCAGGATTGGGAGTAGCAGTAGCTAATGGAGCAGATGAATTGAAAAGAAGGGCCGATTACGTGACTGAGACCAATGAAGAGGATGGAGTAGCAGGGGTGATTGACAAGTTTATATTGTAA
- the add gene encoding adenosine deaminase, with protein MEKLIRKLPKTELHLHLDGSLRVKTVLELAEDREIELPTADQKGLAEYLQVSEDCDSLAEYLEKFDLPLKVMQTEKALTRVTYELLEDAAWENVKYLEIRFAPLLLTEELRPAEVVEAVLAGVEKGENKYELQANIILCCMRHQDPSRSIETAQLAVDYSDQGVVGLDLAGDEANFPPEEHEEAFKLAAGAGLHRTVHAGETAGAKNVKKAIDYLNAERIGHGIRSKEDKETLETIKEAGVTLEICPTSNLHTNAVTDLEQHPIREYYEAGIPITVNTDNRTVSNLTLSQEYLMLYREFGFSLAEIQELILSGIKAAFISDKEQEKLITEFKSEFETIAGIDNKILE; from the coding sequence ATGGAAAAATTAATCAGAAAATTACCTAAAACAGAGCTGCATCTTCATTTGGATGGATCTCTGCGGGTGAAAACTGTACTGGAATTAGCGGAGGATAGAGAGATTGAACTGCCTACAGCTGACCAGAAGGGGTTAGCGGAGTATCTGCAGGTGAGTGAGGATTGTGATAGTCTAGCAGAGTATTTAGAGAAGTTTGACCTACCGTTAAAGGTAATGCAGACAGAGAAGGCTTTGACTAGAGTTACTTATGAACTGCTTGAAGATGCAGCTTGGGAGAATGTAAAGTATCTGGAGATTAGATTTGCTCCTTTGTTATTAACAGAAGAATTAAGGCCTGCGGAGGTAGTAGAAGCTGTATTGGCCGGAGTAGAAAAGGGAGAAAATAAATATGAACTGCAGGCTAATATCATTCTCTGTTGTATGCGCCATCAGGATCCCAGTCGAAGTATCGAAACTGCTCAGTTAGCTGTTGATTATTCGGATCAGGGGGTAGTTGGTCTGGATTTAGCCGGGGATGAAGCAAACTTTCCTCCCGAGGAGCATGAAGAGGCCTTTAAGCTGGCTGCAGGAGCAGGGCTTCATAGGACAGTCCATGCTGGAGAAACAGCAGGAGCTAAAAATGTAAAAAAGGCAATTGATTATCTAAATGCAGAGCGAATAGGCCACGGTATTAGAAGTAAAGAAGATAAAGAAACTTTAGAGACTATTAAAGAGGCAGGAGTAACCTTAGAGATCTGTCCTACCAGCAATCTTCATACCAATGCTGTAACAGATTTAGAGCAGCATCCGATTAGAGAATATTATGAAGCAGGGATTCCGATAACTGTTAATACAGATAATCGTACAGTGTCTAATTTAACCTTAAGCCAGGAATATTTAATGCTGTATAGAGAATTTGGTTTTTCACTGGCAGAGATACAGGAATTAATTTTAAGTGGAATCAAGGCAGCCTTTATTTCTGACAAGGAACAGGAGAAATTGATAACAGAATTTAAGTCTGAATTTGAGACGATTGCTGGAATTGATAACAAGATATTAGAATAA
- the bshC gene encoding bacillithiol biosynthesis cysteine-adding enzyme BshC: MADNLAVNNSIYADYLSNFEQVADFYEYIPDKLEAYEVRSDYLRENYRQDRDELIDILYKYNQNLEARQEVIENIELLRRKETTAVVTGQQAGIFTGPLYTVYKAITAILLAEEKKKLLDDPVVPIFWVASEDHDFQEINHLTLVNTSNELDRIEFSDDYIATSIGDIDPQEKLFDLIDVLEEKTYNTEFKPEIMAELREAAHKATDLADWFSRVLLNLFGNYGLIIFDPMWPEVRELSSELYQQFITKQSKLQQRFKETNSKLQNQGYSLQIEKEETNSHLFVYQDGKRHSLLKIDGEFRTRNYQFRAEEDDILERIKDKPTDFSPNVVLRPILQNWLLPVIAYVGGPSEIAYHAQLKELYSLFGLEMPILYPRQSITIVEARLAEYMEKYGLTEEDIVQQRLTERLEEELEVRDKLDIPGVFKGVKEEFKEEYRNLIDKISKIDKNLEGLGKDNLERIIGQVEYLEDKTKQFHQKNNKILLRQFKKLRNNLLPQDKLQERVFNVMPYLIKYGTDFIDELVDYFDLSFEHRFYYLGGEENDS, from the coding sequence ATGGCTGATAATTTAGCAGTAAACAATTCAATTTATGCTGATTATCTATCTAATTTTGAGCAGGTAGCTGATTTTTATGAATATATACCGGATAAGTTAGAGGCTTATGAAGTGAGAAGTGATTATTTAAGGGAGAATTATAGACAGGATAGAGATGAATTGATCGATATTCTCTATAAATATAATCAAAATTTAGAAGCGAGGCAAGAAGTAATAGAGAATATAGAATTGCTGCGCAGGAAAGAAACAACAGCAGTAGTAACAGGACAGCAGGCCGGTATTTTCACCGGTCCTCTCTATACTGTTTATAAAGCAATTACTGCTATTTTACTGGCTGAAGAGAAGAAGAAACTGCTGGATGATCCAGTGGTTCCTATCTTCTGGGTAGCTAGTGAAGACCATGATTTTCAGGAGATCAATCATCTTACTTTGGTCAATACTTCTAATGAGCTGGACAGAATAGAGTTTTCAGATGATTACATAGCTACTTCCATTGGTGATATTGACCCTCAGGAAAAACTCTTTGACTTAATAGATGTTTTAGAGGAGAAGACTTATAATACAGAATTTAAACCGGAGATAATGGCTGAGCTTAGAGAAGCGGCCCATAAGGCTACTGATCTTGCGGACTGGTTTAGCAGAGTACTGTTGAATCTATTTGGTAATTATGGCCTAATTATCTTTGATCCTATGTGGCCGGAAGTGCGGGAATTAAGCAGTGAGCTTTACCAGCAATTTATTACTAAGCAGTCCAAGCTGCAGCAGCGGTTTAAGGAGACTAATTCTAAATTACAGAATCAGGGTTATTCGCTGCAGATAGAAAAAGAAGAGACTAATTCCCATCTTTTTGTCTATCAGGACGGCAAACGCCATTCATTATTGAAGATTGATGGTGAGTTTAGAACAAGAAATTATCAATTTAGAGCCGAGGAAGATGATATATTAGAGAGGATTAAAGATAAACCGACAGATTTCAGTCCCAATGTTGTTCTACGGCCGATACTTCAAAACTGGCTGCTGCCCGTAATAGCTTATGTAGGCGGACCAAGTGAGATAGCTTACCATGCTCAGCTAAAGGAACTATATTCTCTGTTTGGTCTAGAAATGCCTATTTTATATCCCCGACAGAGTATAACGATTGTAGAAGCCAGACTGGCTGAATATATGGAGAAGTATGGTTTAACTGAGGAAGATATAGTCCAGCAGAGACTGACCGAAAGATTAGAAGAAGAATTGGAAGTTAGAGATAAACTGGATATTCCTGGAGTTTTCAAGGGGGTTAAGGAGGAGTTTAAAGAGGAGTATCGAAACTTAATCGATAAGATAAGTAAAATAGATAAAAATTTAGAAGGTTTAGGAAAGGATAATTTAGAGCGGATTATTGGTCAGGTGGAATATTTAGAGGATAAAACTAAGCAGTTTCACCAGAAGAATAATAAAATTCTGCTGCGCCAGTTTAAGAAGTTAAGGAATAATCTGTTGCCGCAGGATAAGCTGCAGGAGCGGGTATTTAATGTTATGCCTTATCTAATTAAGTATGGAACCGACTTTATAGATGAATTAGTTGATTACTTTGATTTAAGCTTTGAACATCGATTTTATTATCTAGGCGGTGAAGAGAATGACAGTTGA
- the bshB1 gene encoding bacillithiol biosynthesis deacetylase BshB1, with the protein MTVDLLAFGAHPDDVEIGAGGTLIKHHSDGYKTGIVDLTAGEMGSNGTPQIRRKEALAASEVLGAEFRHCLKLPDAKISRDEEAIKSIVKEIRAAKPKVVLAPYWKDRHPDHVNTSKLVTESCFKAGLKKFEATGPPYRPQAVVYYFLAAVDEPDFIVDIAEEYETKTEALLCHTSQVSYNQEHDFQTVLNDSTFLDKLDARFRYLGSLVDAQYGEGFKYKQTIKVSDLTMLEGGV; encoded by the coding sequence ATGACAGTTGATCTATTAGCCTTTGGAGCCCATCCTGATGATGTAGAAATTGGCGCAGGAGGAACCTTAATCAAACATCATTCAGATGGCTATAAGACTGGAATTGTTGATTTAACAGCCGGTGAAATGGGAAGTAATGGTACACCACAGATAAGAAGAAAGGAAGCTTTAGCTGCTAGTGAAGTGTTGGGAGCAGAATTTAGGCATTGTCTTAAGCTGCCGGATGCTAAGATTAGCAGAGATGAAGAGGCTATTAAGTCGATTGTGAAAGAAATTAGAGCTGCTAAACCTAAAGTAGTTCTGGCTCCTTATTGGAAAGACCGTCATCCTGACCATGTCAATACCAGTAAGTTAGTTACGGAATCCTGTTTTAAAGCAGGATTGAAGAAATTTGAAGCTACTGGCCCCCCTTACCGTCCTCAAGCAGTAGTTTATTACTTTTTAGCAGCAGTTGATGAACCGGACTTTATAGTCGATATTGCTGAAGAATATGAGACTAAGACTGAAGCATTGCTCTGTCATACTTCTCAGGTAAGCTATAATCAGGAACATGATTTTCAGACAGTCTTGAATGATTCTACTTTTCTTGATAAATTGGATGCTAGATTTCGTTATCTAGGATCTTTAGTAGATGCCCAATATGGAGAAGGCTTTAAGTATAAACAAACAATAAAAGTATCTGATTTAACTATGCTAGAAGGCGGGGTATAG
- the bshA gene encoding N-acetyl-alpha-D-glucosaminyl L-malate synthase BshA — protein sequence MKIGIVCYPSYGGSGVVATELGKQLAKQGHKIHFISYEPPFRLEQYYENIYFHQVEVPTYPLFKFPPYSLVLTNKINELITEEDLDIIHAHYAIPHSLAAYLACEITKGTEVKLITTLHGTDITLVGGQSSFKNITRFSIGASDGVTAVSDSLRQDAIDRFDLSPKKVKRIYNFIDTTEYRRQKPEEPLQLTEGEEKIIIHISNFRDVKNIPDVIKIFSLINKEVSSKLVLVGDGPNRHSAKKLVDELDLADKVYFLGKQDNIIPLLSVSDLFLLPSEKESFGLVALEAMACEVPVVASNSGGLPEVVIDGVTGFLSDPGAIEEMAHNGIELLENVELHNQFAQNARHRVVTNFSAAEIVEEYQEYYQRLMNN from the coding sequence ATGAAGATTGGAATAGTATGTTATCCTTCCTATGGCGGCAGCGGAGTGGTAGCTACTGAGCTAGGTAAGCAGCTGGCTAAGCAGGGACATAAGATTCACTTTATCAGTTATGAACCGCCATTTAGGTTGGAACAGTATTATGAGAATATATATTTTCATCAAGTAGAGGTTCCCACCTACCCTTTATTTAAGTTTCCCCCTTATTCATTAGTCTTAACTAATAAGATAAATGAATTAATTACGGAAGAAGACTTAGATATCATCCATGCCCATTATGCTATTCCTCATTCCTTAGCAGCCTATTTGGCCTGTGAAATAACAAAGGGAACTGAGGTAAAGCTGATTACTACTTTACACGGGACCGATATTACTTTAGTTGGCGGACAGAGTTCTTTTAAAAATATAACTCGATTCAGTATTGGAGCCAGTGATGGAGTTACTGCTGTATCTGATAGTTTGCGCCAGGATGCTATAGATAGATTTGATCTTTCTCCAAAAAAAGTCAAGAGAATCTATAATTTTATAGATACCACTGAATATAGGAGACAGAAGCCTGAAGAGCCGCTGCAACTGACTGAAGGTGAGGAAAAGATTATTATTCATATCTCTAATTTCAGGGATGTCAAGAATATTCCTGATGTGATCAAGATTTTTTCTCTGATTAATAAAGAAGTAAGCAGCAAGTTAGTATTGGTAGGAGACGGGCCTAATCGGCATTCGGCTAAGAAGTTAGTTGATGAATTGGACTTGGCAGATAAAGTTTATTTTTTAGGGAAACAGGATAATATAATTCCTCTTTTATCTGTATCTGATCTCTTTTTGCTGCCGTCAGAAAAGGAAAGCTTTGGTTTAGTAGCCCTTGAAGCTATGGCCTGTGAAGTACCGGTAGTTGCTTCTAATAGCGGCGGGCTACCAGAGGTGGTTATTGATGGCGTTACCGGCTTTTTATCTGATCCGGGGGCTATAGAGGAAATGGCTCACAATGGGATTGAATTATTGGAGAATGTTGAGCTGCATAATCAATTTGCTCAGAATGCTAGACATAGAGTAGTGACTAACTTTTCGGCAGCGGAGATTGTTGAAGAGTATCAAGAGTATTACCAAAGGTTAATGAATAATTGA
- a CDS encoding phosphoglucomutase/phosphomannomutase family protein, which translates to MAIEFGTDGWRAVIADEFTFSNFKVVVQAVANYLQNNDQTESGIFIGYDNRFLAEEFAQTAAEVLTANGIQAIVAKEALPTPVTAFTIQDNKLDGALMLTASHNPASYQGIKFIPHYAGPALPEITDQIEEEVVQVQESGEIHSCQSEEAAEIKEFNPKADYLDHLQEMIDFSDQKLKILADPMYGPGAGYLTDIFADTEVEIEEINDYRDPLFGGGMPEPTEDELPELIDRVQTEDYDLGFALDGDADRFGIITEQGKYLSPNQVLFLLLDHLVESKGETGGVVRTVATTHMLDKIAKEHDLDVFETPVGFKYVGELMMNKDIIIGGEESGGLSIKGHIPEKDGLLACALIAEMVMDREEKLSVILEKVEKKYGKLISERLDIECGSEEKPEVLERIKNFDVDEIAGYKVIEQITKDGMKVVLEDGSWCLMRPSGTEPLIRVYVETSDYELMEQIQAEVREELQI; encoded by the coding sequence ATGGCAATTGAATTTGGAACTGATGGTTGGCGGGCAGTTATAGCTGATGAATTTACTTTTAGTAACTTCAAGGTAGTAGTGCAGGCAGTAGCCAACTATTTACAGAATAATGATCAGACAGAATCAGGAATCTTTATCGGGTATGATAACCGCTTTTTGGCTGAAGAATTTGCCCAGACGGCAGCGGAAGTTTTAACAGCTAATGGTATTCAGGCTATAGTAGCCAAAGAGGCTCTACCGACGCCGGTAACAGCTTTTACTATTCAGGATAATAAGTTGGATGGAGCATTGATGCTGACAGCCAGTCATAATCCAGCTTCCTATCAAGGAATTAAGTTTATTCCGCATTATGCAGGGCCGGCATTACCTGAAATCACTGATCAGATTGAAGAGGAAGTAGTTCAAGTACAGGAAAGTGGTGAAATTCATAGCTGTCAGTCAGAAGAAGCAGCAGAGATTAAAGAGTTTAATCCTAAGGCAGATTATTTAGATCATTTACAGGAAATGATAGATTTTTCTGATCAGAAGCTAAAGATTTTAGCCGACCCGATGTATGGACCGGGAGCTGGATATTTGACAGATATCTTTGCTGATACGGAAGTTGAAATTGAGGAAATCAATGATTATCGTGATCCTCTCTTCGGAGGTGGGATGCCGGAGCCGACTGAGGATGAACTGCCGGAATTAATTGATAGAGTTCAGACTGAAGATTATGATTTGGGATTTGCTCTGGATGGTGATGCAGATCGCTTTGGTATTATTACTGAGCAGGGCAAGTATTTAAGTCCTAATCAAGTGCTTTTTCTGCTGTTAGATCATTTAGTTGAAAGCAAGGGAGAAACAGGAGGAGTAGTTAGAACAGTAGCTACTACCCATATGTTGGATAAAATAGCTAAGGAACATGATCTTGATGTCTTTGAGACGCCTGTTGGATTTAAGTATGTTGGTGAGTTAATGATGAATAAAGATATTATTATCGGTGGAGAAGAAAGCGGCGGTTTAAGTATCAAAGGACATATACCGGAAAAGGATGGATTATTAGCCTGTGCTTTAATAGCTGAGATGGTAATGGATAGAGAAGAGAAACTGTCAGTGATTCTGGAGAAAGTAGAGAAAAAATATGGAAAATTAATCAGCGAAAGGCTGGATATAGAATGCGGTTCTGAAGAAAAACCAGAGGTTTTAGAACGGATTAAAAACTTTGATGTTGATGAGATTGCCGGCTATAAAGTAATTGAACAGATTACCAAGGATGGTATGAAGGTTGTTTTAGAAGACGGCAGCTGGTGTTTGATGCGTCCTTCCGGAACAGAGCCTTTGATTCGAGTCTATGTTGAAACTTCTGATTATGAATTGATGGAACAGATTCAGGCAGAAGTTAGAGAAGAACTGCAGATTTAA
- a CDS encoding GIY-YIG nuclease family protein translates to MSSELESGIYNLIISLKEDCKIKVGSLGEFEFKSGYYIYTGTAQQNLSARIERHRSKNKKLHWHIDYLLQKAEVIEVKTWAKDREAECQIHQKLAIKPEFTEPVVGFGASDCSCKTHLLYSPQKPEVEKELIVEV, encoded by the coding sequence ATGAGTTCTGAGTTAGAAAGCGGCATTTATAATCTAATTATATCTTTAAAAGAAGATTGTAAGATTAAAGTAGGTAGTTTAGGTGAGTTTGAGTTTAAAAGCGGTTATTATATCTATACCGGTACTGCTCAGCAAAACCTATCTGCCCGGATTGAGCGTCATAGAAGTAAAAATAAGAAGCTGCACTGGCATATTGATTATTTACTACAGAAGGCTGAAGTAATAGAGGTTAAAACCTGGGCTAAGGATAGAGAGGCTGAGTGTCAGATTCATCAAAAGTTAGCTATAAAGCCAGAGTTTACAGAGCCAGTAGTCGGCTTTGGTGCCAGTGATTGCAGCTGTAAGACTCATTTATTATATTCACCACAGAAACCAGAGGTAGAAAAAGAACTGATTGTAGAGGTTTAA
- a CDS encoding nicotinate phosphoribosyltransferase, whose amino-acid sequence MTNRELENLEDVNNVTISKDRILHSANHDEIKQGLTTDVYFIKTREILNELDLSQTEVVVDIFASREGVAAGIDEAVNLLQDKDVEVWGLEEGSRMDKKEVILRIKGVYNEFGIFETSLLGSLASASGWATAAAECKEAADDIPVLCFGARHLHPAVAPVMERSAIIGGADGASCILGAKLAGQKPSGTVPHALILTVGDTLKVAQAYDEVMPDDAARIIIVDTFKDEAEESLRLADSLKESLDGIRLDTPSERGGVTPDLVKEVRARLDQAGHDYVNIFVSGGITPERILNLKDLGVDGFGVGSYIAGAEAINMTMDIKEVDGKAIAKRGRIPGVAENKRLKRLL is encoded by the coding sequence ATGACCAATAGGGAATTGGAGAATTTAGAAGATGTGAATAATGTTACAATTTCTAAGGATAGGATCTTACATTCTGCCAATCATGATGAGATTAAGCAGGGTCTGACTACTGATGTTTATTTTATTAAGACTCGAGAGATACTTAATGAGCTTGATCTATCCCAGACTGAAGTGGTAGTGGATATCTTTGCCAGCAGGGAAGGGGTTGCAGCTGGAATAGATGAAGCAGTTAATCTATTACAGGATAAGGATGTTGAAGTCTGGGGTTTAGAAGAAGGCAGTAGAATGGATAAAAAAGAAGTGATTCTGCGGATAAAGGGAGTCTATAATGAGTTTGGTATTTTTGAAACATCACTGTTAGGTTCGCTGGCCAGTGCTAGCGGATGGGCTACAGCAGCGGCTGAATGTAAGGAAGCAGCAGATGATATACCTGTACTCTGCTTTGGAGCTCGTCATCTTCATCCAGCAGTGGCACCAGTAATGGAGCGGTCTGCTATCATTGGTGGTGCTGATGGAGCTAGCTGTATTTTAGGGGCTAAGCTGGCCGGGCAGAAACCGTCGGGAACAGTACCGCATGCTTTGATTTTGACAGTAGGCGATACTCTGAAGGTTGCCCAGGCCTATGATGAAGTCATGCCTGATGATGCAGCTCGGATTATAATTGTTGATACCTTTAAAGATGAAGCTGAAGAGAGTCTGCGTTTAGCCGATAGCTTGAAAGAAAGTCTGGATGGTATTAGACTGGATACTCCTTCAGAACGGGGCGGAGTAACTCCCGATTTAGTCAAAGAAGTTAGAGCAAGGCTGGACCAGGCTGGACATGACTATGTAAATATATTTGTTTCTGGTGGAATTACTCCAGAACGAATCTTAAATTTAAAGGATTTAGGTGTAGATGGCTTTGGAGTTGGAAGCTATATTGCTGGTGCTGAGGCAATCAATATGACAATGGATATTAAAGAGGTAGATGGGAAGGCTATAGCTAAACGGGGTAGAATTCCAGGTGTAGCAGAGAATAAACGGTTAAAGAGGCTACTCTAA
- a CDS encoding ROK family protein, with protein sequence MAGYVIGVDLGGTKILTVLANLQGEIIAKKRSATKSEQGAEKVIDRILTTIDQVLADSDLTIDEIEAIGVGAPGPLSVKEGIIHHAPNLGWKDLNLKQLLESELNIPVFIENDANTAALGSKWFGAGKDKQNMIYLTVSTGIGSGIIIDNKLYHGISDSAGEVGHMVLDPESDVRCRCGDYGCWEALASGTALGRLGQKAVSSSSYSLMEELVDSTDQIDGAVVTEAAAQGDKTAKKILNQVTNYLGIGIANLLNILNPELIVVGGGVSQAGDIVLEPVREIALKRAMETPAKEVEIVRTQLGDNIGAIGAVAKALTQLGILN encoded by the coding sequence GTGGCTGGATATGTAATTGGAGTTGATTTAGGCGGTACTAAGATATTGACAGTTCTAGCCAATCTGCAGGGAGAGATTATAGCAAAGAAGAGATCGGCTACTAAAAGCGAACAGGGTGCAGAGAAGGTAATCGACCGTATATTAACTACTATTGACCAGGTTCTTGCTGATTCTGATCTAACTATAGACGAAATAGAGGCTATAGGAGTTGGAGCTCCAGGGCCGTTGAGTGTAAAAGAAGGAATTATTCATCACGCACCCAATCTAGGCTGGAAGGATCTTAATTTAAAGCAGTTGCTGGAATCGGAATTGAATATTCCGGTCTTTATTGAGAATGATGCCAATACAGCAGCTTTAGGGAGTAAGTGGTTTGGAGCTGGTAAGGATAAGCAGAATATGATCTATCTTACAGTTAGTACCGGAATTGGCAGCGGAATTATTATTGATAATAAATTATACCACGGTATTAGTGATAGTGCCGGAGAAGTAGGCCATATGGTGCTTGATCCTGAGTCGGATGTCAGATGCCGCTGTGGGGACTACGGCTGCTGGGAAGCCCTTGCCTCCGGTACTGCTTTGGGAAGATTAGGCCAAAAAGCAGTAAGCTCCAGCAGTTATTCACTAATGGAAGAATTAGTTGACAGTACTGACCAGATCGATGGAGCAGTAGTTACTGAAGCAGCAGCTCAGGGTGATAAGACAGCTAAAAAGATTTTAAACCAAGTAACTAATTATTTAGGAATCGGTATTGCTAATTTACTTAATATCTTAAATCCAGAGTTGATAGTGGTCGGTGGCGGTGTTTCTCAAGCAGGTGATATAGTTTTAGAACCGGTTAGAGAGATAGCATTAAAACGGGCTATGGAGACCCCGGCTAAAGAAGTTGAAATAGTTCGAACCCAGCTAGGAGATAATATAGGAGCCATAGGAGCAGTTGCTAAAGCATTAACTCAGCTTGGAATTTTAAATTAA
- a CDS encoding glucodextranase DOMON-like domain-containing protein has protein sequence MVERKVKLLIGLMLILLISASAVTAQEALFDMEDPEGDDYGPGTYVYPTSEQFAPFEGLFDLRRVRVEERESDYSFRFKFGTVTNPWHAPYGFSHQLIQVYIDNQDSGATTVFKKGANVKFSKESSWNKLIKITGWNIKVFDYQDDLSQETEPVVDAEAKVLEDKQTIQARIPKELIGSLDSARYYVLIGSLDGFSYDNYRPVIEEVDDWKFGGGTDTQYNPNVLDILVPEDKSQKEILSGYDVEEEELATLYPVGNESIMSSKFLLTVIMLVVIIVAVIIVRYRKRIFNK, from the coding sequence ATGGTGGAAAGAAAAGTTAAATTATTAATTGGTTTAATGCTTATATTATTGATTAGCGCTTCGGCAGTAACTGCTCAGGAAGCACTCTTTGATATGGAAGATCCTGAAGGTGATGACTACGGTCCCGGCACCTATGTTTATCCGACAAGTGAACAGTTTGCTCCTTTTGAAGGATTATTTGATTTAAGGAGGGTTAGAGTTGAGGAGAGAGAGTCGGATTACAGCTTCAGATTTAAATTTGGTACTGTCACTAATCCCTGGCATGCTCCCTATGGATTCAGCCATCAATTAATTCAAGTTTATATTGATAATCAAGATAGTGGAGCAACTACTGTCTTTAAGAAGGGAGCTAATGTAAAGTTCAGTAAAGAATCATCCTGGAATAAATTGATTAAAATTACCGGCTGGAATATTAAAGTTTTTGATTATCAGGATGATCTCAGTCAAGAGACTGAGCCGGTAGTTGATGCAGAAGCTAAAGTGTTAGAAGATAAGCAGACTATTCAAGCTCGGATTCCTAAAGAATTAATTGGTAGTCTAGATTCAGCTCGCTATTATGTCTTGATAGGTTCACTGGATGGATTCAGTTATGATAATTATAGACCAGTAATTGAAGAAGTGGATGATTGGAAGTTCGGCGGAGGCACTGATACTCAGTATAATCCTAATGTACTGGATATTTTAGTTCCAGAAGATAAATCACAGAAAGAGATTTTAAGCGGATATGATGTAGAAGAAGAGGAGTTAGCTACACTTTATCCAGTGGGTAATGAATCGATAATGTCTTCTAAGTTCTTGTTAACTGTAATTATGTTAGTAGTTATTATAGTGGCTGTTATAATAGTTAGATATCGCAAAAGAATATTTAATAAATAA